The Helicoverpa armigera isolate CAAS_96S chromosome 5, ASM3070526v1, whole genome shotgun sequence sequence agcaACACTCAATGAACAAAAGTGATGCATTATATTACAATGACTAGtgtgtattaaaattacattaacgAGTTTTACCATATACCCACAGGGATGTGTATCCagtctttttatataaataaataaataacaattttgtagTATTGTAATAACATTAAAAGTATATCCGTGTATCATTCAATATCATTAAAGAGTTTACATGACCGAGGGGACTTATGGCTGTTAATACGAACACGTCATTCGAAAATTCGATAATGTCTAGACATGTTCGTTTATTAAtgtaatgaatgaaataattttggctGAGCAGGGaattgccaaataaaatattattaaaaaacacaaTCCTCTCACTGAGGTGAAATGGTAATGGCTTGTGTtaaatatcgattttttttaacaaaaataaaacacacgaTTTACTGTAAACAATAAAGTTGCTTACTTCTtaaccgaaaaaaaaaataacaccaacagagaaaaaatatgtatataatattatggcgatttattttccttttatgaTTTACAACTCACAAAGCATTTTTTATGGAAACTGTGCAATGAAAGAGTTGCTTTTATAAAGTAATTTGTCGATTATATTTTGACGTCATCAACTTATTAATTCAATTGATCTTGAATCGCAATGGCGCAACAATACGTCAGCAAATGAGTCATATATGACCTACGCAGGACATAcgtatatacctaaataaaatggTAGATATTTATAACtggttaattaattacataaagaCTGATCACatataactatttaaaaaaatatgttgtaaaaGTCAAGTTCGTTCCTTGTTCCTCACTTTCTGCATGTATTGGGCCACCTGAAATAAACGAAATTAATCgtacattattatgtatgaaACATATGAAAATTTATGTGGAATAAAACATAGTCATGAGATGTGTCATtcgtaaaaaaatgttatgcaaTTTCTTGTGTGACTGGTAATGCTAAAACACTAAAACATCAATATTACTTTTAAGCATATTTACCTCATATTTCACGTTTCATCATGCAATCATAACTTTGATGGTCCTTTCTATGTGACTCCTGCACATGGGGCAGCTGTCCATTTCCTTGCTGGCACAAGGTTGACAACAACACATGTGTCCACATGGCACAAATACTACTTCACTCTTAGCGTCCATACATATGACACATTCAGCTTCCATCACCGAGTCATCAGATTGGTTGGTAGTAACAACACCAGTACATTTCTGCTCATCTGTCATATCTTCTACTGGAGCACTTGGGGCAACGGGAGATGCTTCAAAGTTGTGGTTTTGACTTTTAGCTCCTACATATAAATTTATTGCTCGTATAATGCCTTCCCTATCAGAAGACAATGAGACACCACTCAGCTTCAGTTGTTCTGTTGTAATGTTCAGTAAAGGTTCACCAGAAAATAAGAATTTAACCAAGAAAGGCAGACAGTGAATTACTCCCTCCTGCAAGAGGTAATTTGCAAGTGCTGGATCCAAACTTTTTCCAATATCCAATAAAGTTCTTGGTGCTGAATCCATTAACTTCTGATAGTTCTTCAACCAAAAATCATGAGACTTATTTGATTCACTATCCATTTCTCGAAGAGTTTCAACAAGCTGTTTTCGCCTTTTGTTTTGCTGACCAAAAAGATCATCTAACAGATTAACTAGCTGAACTCTCTGCTGTAGCAACTCATTATAATTATatgcaatttgtaactttttcttttcttgttCAATGACACTGAGGCGAGCCAGATGTGAAGAAATCAAGCTGATTTCTTGGTTCAGACTCCATGTTTTTGAATCTACCTTTTCCAATAGTGATGCAACAATTGCCATTTGAATATCTTGGTCCTCTAGAAGTTGCTCAACTAATACTGTTCTTGACTGGTCTTTAGCATTTAACAATTCAGTCAATTTCTCACTTACTTCTAAATCTTGCATAAGCATGCTTTGTTTCACATTATTTAAAGaatcttcataatattttttggaatgttTAGCTGTGTAGTCCTCTTCTATGAGCATTTCCATAGCTCTTAAAACATCAGCCTTTTTAATGTTATCATAGTTCTGCCGAGTGATTTCAAGTAGTCTGTCATGTTCAGCCTGTTCATATGCAAGTTGTTGTTGAATAACTTCTGGTTTTAAATACTCAGATTGAATAAAGTTCTTAACTAAAcattcaatttctttttcatCATCCTGTATAGCCTTGATCAGGTTTTGGCGATCAATTTCTTTTACCATATGAACTGTAGCTATTTCATTGTCCAGTTCTAACTGCTCTTGTaacactttatttaaaaacttttctctTTGCTCTTTGGCTGCCTTGTGTAACCTGTTTTCCTGTTCCAATATGGCAGCTTCCTGTTCTTCCCAAGTTAGTGTATTGCGCCTAGCAAATGGATCCAAAACCATGTTGGGAGTTTGAACTGTGGGCATGTCTAATTCAGTGTGCACTGGGGAATTATACTCTATGTTCATTTTATCACATAAGAATTTCATTATTGCTGTTGTATCCTGTGTGGCAATTTCTGATGGAGGGAATATAAACTGTTCACCGTCTATCTGTAGTGATATCAGATTAGTAGCTAAACATAATTCTGGACAGAGTTCATTTAATTCTTTATTATCAGTTATGTTAAGTTTTCTTAGATTCTTGAGCTTACCTAGAGATGGAGATAAACTTTGAAGCTTGTTCTGTGAGGCATCCAATATTTGTAAAGATTGCATAAACTGTATACTATCAGGAAAGGTCTTAATATGATTGTTTTGAATATACAGTTCAGTCAGATTTACCAAGTATCTAATATCACTGGGTATTTGCGAAAATCTATTACTGCTAATGTTGAACACCTTGAGTAGGTATAAATCGGACAGTTGACCTCCTTCTTCTAAAGAATGTAAACAGTTGATTTGCAAATATAATCGCTCTTTTCTGTATACCTTGCATATCGAGTATGTACCGGAAGGTACTTGGCGCAGCTGGCACTCGGACAGGTCAAAATCTGGTTCTGGTGATTCCTTCGCAATATATAACTTCCTCTCCAGTCTCGCTCGTGCATCACTATCATTATTTTGTCTTCCAAACAACGACATTGTCGCTCGGTTGACACAAGACACAGCACAACCCATTAAACAATACGTATAATTTGTTAACAACCTTCACAATCGTCACCGACTTCGGGTATTCATTGCAAATGGATTATCATACAATCTTAAGTTGAAAGTATTATCAACATTTTATAGCTTCCATTCTATTAGCAAGCAAATTTAACACAAGTAAACCaaaaacaatagtaaataaTCAATCAGCAGTGTATTCTACAATGATAATGATAAGAGGCACGGTGTATGACAGTGACACATGACATGACACTCGAATTTTAACATTGACAAATGCGTTCCATTCCACGCGATAGAATCTAATAACAACATTCTTTATAATCAGTGCGGAAAGAAGTTCTTTGTTAAACGCGATTGCGCAATATTACCGACGCTTATGCTTGCACACTACAGCGACAGCAGCTAAGCTGAACTAATAATTATATGGAATATGGAAATGGGTGAATTCCAGCAGTGGATTCTGAAAACTTCGGGGAATACCTTCATagtttgaaaatgaaattatattttggatatttattaattatttttatttaaaacaaactgtACAAATTCTTAATATCTATTTAACTCTAACTTAAGTTAACCTGTCTGTAAATATctgtataaatataaacttatcTATCATCCCGACTGACTTCAATTCTGTACGTATTTTTAGTCACTGGATCTGGAACATGAAATATAGAATATTGATCTGACGGTTTTGGAATtgcagaaatataaaatttttcaTTGGTATCTCCGGCGTAATTTACCCCTTCTGAACTATCTTTTGAATAATCATGAAATTCATCGTTAGGGTAGTAATGAACATACTTTTGAAA is a genomic window containing:
- the LOC110369824 gene encoding E3 ubiquitin-protein ligase LRSAM1, with product MGCAVSCVNRATMSLFGRQNNDSDARARLERKLYIAKESPEPDFDLSECQLRQVPSGTYSICKVYRKERLYLQINCLHSLEEGGQLSDLYLLKVFNISSNRFSQIPSDIRYLVNLTELYIQNNHIKTFPDSIQFMQSLQILDASQNKLQSLSPSLGKLKNLRKLNITDNKELNELCPELCLATNLISLQIDGEQFIFPPSEIATQDTTAIMKFLCDKMNIEYNSPVHTELDMPTVQTPNMVLDPFARRNTLTWEEQEAAILEQENRLHKAAKEQREKFLNKVLQEQLELDNEIATVHMVKEIDRQNLIKAIQDDEKEIECLVKNFIQSEYLKPEVIQQQLAYEQAEHDRLLEITRQNYDNIKKADVLRAMEMLIEEDYTAKHSKKYYEDSLNNVKQSMLMQDLEVSEKLTELLNAKDQSRTVLVEQLLEDQDIQMAIVASLLEKVDSKTWSLNQEISLISSHLARLSVIEQEKKKLQIAYNYNELLQQRVQLVNLLDDLFGQQNKRRKQLVETLREMDSESNKSHDFWLKNYQKLMDSAPRTLLDIGKSLDPALANYLLQEGVIHCLPFLVKFLFSGEPLLNITTEQLKLSGVSLSSDREGIIRAINLYVGAKSQNHNFEASPVAPSAPVEDMTDEQKCTGVVTTNQSDDSVMEAECVICMDAKSEVVFVPCGHMCCCQPCASKEMDSCPMCRSHIERTIKVMIA